In Odontesthes bonariensis isolate fOdoBon6 chromosome 6, fOdoBon6.hap1, whole genome shotgun sequence, one genomic interval encodes:
- the cspg4ba gene encoding chondroitin sulfate proteoglycan 4 isoform X1, with translation MESVVKNTEKKKKKLWLRALLWWSLLVDLASGASFYGDGFVQLKAAESSDHNVLRIRFRTSSSNSLLFLAAGQPNFLLLELSAGRLQVKMDLGSGEQVLESEQGVQLNDLAWHSVEVRHEQLSFTLTVDKSSHTSVKMPGPHRKLNIMDGVYVGGSGGLDRLYLPRDLSGFRGCMEEVFFNQHDLLSSLRPYNGLKSVHEVSLGCSPQFFATEEDPMSFFSSKAYISLPTWKAQQTAMFECFVHTSAKEGIILYNSAREGDFVALEIQEGLPVAIVGKSGTKIELRSLAFISDRKWHSIKLLFSSKSLELTVDGEMVESSISSHSKGLQLKGYIFVGGIDDGTRSEVRKVGLVSVSGKRVRGGSFKGCLKNIQVNKVKMGLSNAVVTKDISVGCEPEKPPEPSTPLSPTINPGSLFQWVTPTPHLHMSTLATGLDRRFGSNFVHFKNLVVQEGGRASLEARHIKVFLDFKTLGIRQSQIMFRIQEQPVRGQIRLDVDQDQEENTFSMLDLWHGRVMYVHGGSEEPDDFFMFSIFSSSRKQVPDYLKGSKVYRYNITVTPTNDAPELSLPEGNLFVLLENSKKHLTSDVLKTTDIDSNYSDLVFSVLGNLNADAGYLETESNPGKAVNTFSYGDLDEMRVYYVHTGVRNSRIVLRVSDGEKVSNTVVLRVMAVALEYKIANNTGLAIVQGEKAIIGSRHLAVQTNAIKQVVDVRYDIIEPPQFGELQRLHSSGEWRHTESFSQRLVEKERLRYISTFQDIQTTNVTDYFKCKVTVAARATTEIIFPITVKWVKYHLVRNVIIDLDKVRKVTLSSEHLLATAEGVALSEDDLYFRVLTIPKKGKLLLDHTALTKNSTFSQRDLTDRKVHYELVDRPYEDTTDRFKFQLTSKHAQSEHFDFRFSIKADINSVFMRNEGLSLQEGESKLITKNELFAETLSTKDMFYTVINSPKHGKLARISQSNSSASYDNILTFSNQDILEERLMYIHDDSETTQDDFTFIASTSQGFKSSIEEDKIGTKEGTFNISIQLLNDQKPIRLIDKVFHVVRNGQKLLTIEDLQYHDADSDFDDDQLLYSRHGILMGDLVLVNDTSHRLFQFQQRDLAEKRVLFIHKGVNTGRFVLFVSDGKHFVSSLLDISAHDPFLKVANNTGLLVQKGRSVTFSTSNFSVESNLDIRDGQEVIFKLNGAPKYGGLYRDEAQVESFTLSDLKDGLIFYRHSDGNHLADYFNLTVKAKGLQLAEKVNVKVYLESHQRPPIVQHKDALLVEEGKPVKIDETKLEVTHEDNLPSEIVFAVKVAPSHGFLRQFVEAEERYIGTKQSPVKTFTQGDINSGNIQYMQVEPNEVNDIFTLDATNGVTDVSDIRMSVDIIPLLIPLQVSNFSLNEGASKALTQDVLRVTNRHFSGINFFYSLTEPPQHGHIEHSRHPGVPITTFTRRQVEHEFIYYVHDSSESLADNFTVVANDTGLRKQSAAQTVYIEVTAVNDESPVITANRVLRVWVSSVTEIRQQDLRAQDLDSHPDELHFMVTPPSNGHLALKSAPMKAVLNFTQAHIDKGQLLFVHKGAMAGGFNFQVNDGVNFTPRQIFSITAKALVLSLEKNHPLKVFPGSSRPITNEQLQAMTNDISNTSKRIITFGVMRHPKLGRLVRRQPDNSTVDISTFTQDMVDRKEVVYIQSPIESVGWEAMDSLTFTVASPPASLDSQIFRIDISYENTGAEHNTVLLANAGVEVTEGESVVIDESKLDASNLMSKLPTPQRSSHEVWFQVTSLPQHGVIVVGERNLTKEKPNFSQFIVNKYGITYKHDHSETTSDSFVFSAWLNPKGTTAQPPRDEGEVVVEHFNITVIPVNDQPPLLKTKAPSLKVVQGDSVALGPEHLKVQDLDDPPEDIKFSVISKPSNGYLALEGSLNESVTAFTQAQINNRRVYFIHDGSSASGVFYFSVTDGHHKPIYKLFNLDVTEISISLVNYTGLSLQQGKTSVPLTQENLAAETNGKNATIYYQVTKPPTFGKILKGNQEVTQFKQEDLRAGSLSYHMISLSSSEDSFDFTAFTSEANLTNQVLNITVRPLILLGEGLRIPNGITVKLNSGFFDASELANISGSDPVFEIISHPKYGKVVQTKAKTSRRAVPAESFTFQEVMLEKVALELHANMTGAEELSDSLVFELKAANIQPAKGEFHFTVVPYDPALFPTTKSSVPTTSAVPQTSVKTSRNGTTSQAHPTVLLSTQQPSKNQQKFKGRNRWGNSNRTSLFSTTLAKPSQTEEFPFSNTPVRVESYPQKTSNPLLVILPLLALLLLIIIFVVLVVFLRHHRQRKQSTAAPQEPPSPCPPNSQSYNVQAQRSTTVPTVTVTPLNPTCSGSPVPDGLLASNRASPYNTVDSDLFVSSWSNGSPAVSSQIIRTATPTLQKNQYWV, from the exons CTTCCTTCTATGGTGATGGCTTTGTGCAGCTCAAGGCAGCAGAGTCGTCCGACCATAATGTGCTCCGCATCCGCTTCCGAACCTCCAGCTCCAACAGCCTGCTTTTTCTCGCCGCTGGCCAGCCCAACTTCCTCCTATTAGAGCTCTCTGCTGGTCGCCTGCAG GTGAAAATGGACCTGGGCTCAGGGGAGCAGGTGTTAGAATCAGAACAAGGCGTCCAGCTCAACGATCTGGCCTGGCACTCTGTGGAAGTCCGCCATGAGCAGCTCAGTTTCACCCTCACTGTTGACAAAAGCTCACACACGAGTGTAAAGATGCCAGGTCCTCATCGCAAACTCAACATCATGGATGGTGTGTACGTCGGGGGCTCGGGGGGTTTGGACAGACTTTATCTGCCTAGAGATCTGAGTGGCTTCCGAGGCTGCATGGAGGAGGTGTTCTTCAATCAACACGACTTGCTGTCATCACTGAGGCCATACAATGGACTCAAAAGCGTCCATGAAGTCTCTTTAGGTTGCAGTCCACAGTTCTTTGCCACCGAGGAAGACCCAAtgagcttcttcagctccaagGCTTATATTTCTCTTCCAACTTGGAAAGCTCAACAAACTGCTATGTTTGAGTGTTTTGTCCACACTTCAGCTAAAGAGGGAATTATCCTGTACAATTCAGCCAGAGAGGGGGATTTTGTGGCCCTGGAGATCCAGGAAGGTTTGCCAGTTGCTATTGTTGGAAAGAGTGGAACCAAAATCGAACTGCGTTCTCTCGCGTTCATCAGTGACAGGAAATGGCATTCAATCAAGTTGCTTTTCAGTTCCAAAAGCCTTGAGCTAACTGTCGATGGAGAGATGGTGGAAAGCAGCATTAGCTCTCATTCGAAGggccttcagcttaaaggctaCATTTTTGTAGGGGGTATCGATGATGGCACCAGATCAGAAGTCAGAAAGGTGGGTCTCGTCTCCGTGTCGGGAAAGCGTGTCAGAGGAGGTTCCTTCAAAGGATGTTTAAAGAACATTCAAGTGAACAAAGTCAAAATGGGTCTCTCTAATGCTGTAGTCACAAAAGACATCTCAGTTGGTTGTGAGCCGGAGAAACCACCAGAGCCATCAACCCCTCTGAGTCCTACAATTAACCCAGGATCCCTTTTTCAGTGGGTAACCCCAACGCCACACCTCCACATGTCCACTCTCGCAACTGGCTTGGACCGAAGGTTTGGCTCAAATTTTGTGCATTTCAAAAACCTGGTTGTCCAGGAGGGTGGCCGAGCATCTCTTGAGGCCAGACACATCAAAGTTTTTTTGGATTTCAAAACGCTCGGCATTCGACAGTCTCAAATTATGTTCCGAATTCAAGAGCAACCAGTAAGAGGTCAGATAAGGCTCGACGTCGACCAGGACCAAGAGGAGAACACCTTCAGCATGCTGGATCTTTGGCATGGGAGAGTGATGTATGTCCACGGAGGCTCTGAGGAACCAGATGACTTCTTCATGTTTTCAATTTTTTCTAGCAGTCGAAAGCAAGTTCCTGATTATCTGAAAGGCAGCAAGGTGTACCGCTACAACATAACTGTGACACCCACCAATGATGCACCTGAACTGAGTCTTCCTGAAGGAAACCTCTTCGTTCTGTTGGAGAACTCTAAGAAACACCTCACTTCAGATGTTCTGAAAACCACAGACATAGACAGCAACTACAGCGACCTTGTCTTCTCTGTGCTTGGGAATCTGAATGCCGATGCAGGGTATTTGGAAACAGAGAGCAACCCTGGCAAGGCAGTGAACACATTCTCATATGGAGATTTGGATGAAATGAGGGTGTACTATGTTCACACAGGGGTGAGAAACTCAAGGATAGTTCTCAGAGTTAGCGATGGGGAGAAGGTCAGCAACACTGTAGTTTTAAGGGTAATGGCTGTAGCGCTAGAGTATAAGATCGCTAACAATACCGGGCTTGCGATTGTTCAAGGAGAGAAGGCTATAATTGGTTCAAGGCATTTGGCTGTGCAAACTAATGCTATTAAACAAGTTGTAGACGTTCGATATGACATTATTGAGCCCCCACAGTTTGGGGAACTCCAGAGACTCCACTCAAGTGGTGAATGGAGGCACACTGAGTCATTTTCACAGAGGCTTGTAGAAAAAGAGCGCCTTCGGTATATTAGCACCTTCCAAGACATCCAAACGACCAATGTCACAGATTACTTCAAGTGCAAAGTCACCGTGGCTGCAAGGGCAACCACTGAAATCATTTTCCCAATCACAGTTAAATGGGTGAAGTACCACCTGGTGAGGAATGTCATAATAGATCTCGATAAAGTTAGAAAAGTAACTTTGAGCTCAGAGCATCTTCTTGCCACGGCTGAAGGAGTGGCCCTCTCAGAGGATGACCTTTATTTTCGGGTTCTCACTATACCGAAGAAAGGGAAGCTCCTGCTGGACCACACTGCCCTGACGAAGAACTCAACCTTCAGTCAGAGAGATCTTACAGATCGAAAAGTTCATTATGAGCTGGTTGACAGACCTTATGAGGATACAACCGACAGGTTCAAGTTTCAGCTGACTTCCAAACATGCTCAGTCGGAACATTTTGATTTCCGGTTTTCCATCAAAGCTGACATCAATAGTGTGTTTATGAGAAACGAAGGGCTCTCCCTTCAGGAGGGTGAGAGTAAACTTATCACAAAAAATGAGTTGTTTGCAGAGACTCTGAGTACAAAAGACATGTTCTACACAGTCATAAACAGCCCAAAACATGGAAAGCTAGCCCGCATTAGTCAGTCTAATTCCAGTGCTAGCTATGACAACATCTTAACCTTTAGTAATCAGGATATACTGGAGGAACGGTTAATGTACATCCACGACGACAGTGAAACCACTCAAGATGATTTTACTTTCATAGCCTCGACCAGCCAAGGGTTCAAATCTTCCATCGAAGAAGATAAAATTGGCACCAAAGAGGGAACGTTCAACATATCTATTCAGCTACTGAATGACCAAAAGCCCATTCGACTCATAGACAAAGTTTTCCATGTAGTAAGGAATGGACAGAAATTGCTCACAATAGAAGATTTGCAATATCATGATGCCGACTCGGACTTTGATGATGACCAGCTTCTTTACTCTCGACATGGAATCCTAATGGGAGACCTTGTGCTGGTCAATGACACCTCTCATCGGCTGTTTCAGTTTCAGCAGAGAGACTTGGCGGAAAAACGTGTGTTGTTCATTCACAAAGGTGTCAACACTGGCAGGTTTGTGCTCTTCGTCTCAGATGGAAAACACTTCGTATCGAGCCTTTTAGACATCAGTGCGCACGACCCTTTCTTGAAGGTTGCCAACAACACTGGCCTGTTGGTTCAGAAGGGACGATCGGTGACCTTTTCCACCAGCAATTTCAGTGTTGAATCAAATTTGGACATCAGAGATGGCCAGGAAGTCATTTTCAAATTGAATGGGGCTCCCAAGTATGGGGGTCTTTATCGTGATGAGGCACAGGTGGAGTCATTCACACTCTCTGACTTAAAGGATGGACTAATCTTCTATAGGCACAGTGACGGTAATCATCTGGCAGACTATTTCAACTTAACAGTGAAAGCGAAAGGTCTTCAACTGGCAGAGAAAGTCAACGTGAAGGTTTACCTGGAGAGTCATCAGAGGCCACCCATTGTGCAGCACAAAGACGCTTTACTGGTGGAGGAGGGAAAACCAGTAAAGATCGATGAAACTAAACTAGAG GTCACCCATGAGGACAACCTGCCATCTGAGATCGTGTTTGCCGTCAAGGTCGCCCCATCTCATGGCTTTCTCCGGCAATTTGTCGAAGCAGAGGAGCGCTACATCGGAACCAAACAGTCCCCTGTCAAGACATTTACCCAAGGTGACATTAACAGCGGGAACATCCAGTACATGCAGGTGGAGCCGAATGAGGTCAATGACATCTTCACTCTCGATGCCACCAACGGGGTCACGGACGTTAGCGACATTAGGATGTCAGTCGACATCATCCCCCTACTCATCCCTCTTCAGGTTTCTAATTTCTCTCTGAACGAGGGCGCCTCCAAAGCACTGACACAGGATGTGCTCAGAGTCACAAACCGACACTTTTCTGGTATCAACTTCTTTTATAGTTTGACTGAACCTCCGCAGCACGGTCATATCGAGCACTCTCGACATCCCGGTGTGCCCATTACCACATTCACCAGGAGGCAG GTGGAGCATGAATTCATTTACTACGTCCACGACAGCAGTGAATCCCTAGCCGACAATTTCACTGTGGTGGCCAATGACACAGGCCTAAGGAAGCAGAGTGCCGCCCAGACGGTGTACATCGAGGTTACAGCTGTCAATGATGAGTCTCCTGTCATTACCGCCAACCGGGTCCTCAGG GTTTGGGTGTCCTCAGTTACAGAAATCAGGCAGCAAGATCTGAGAGCACAGGACCTGGATTCACACCCGGATGAGCTCCACTTCATGGTGACCCCACCCAGCAACGGTCACCTGGCCCTGAAGAGTGCCCCCATGAAGGCGGTGCTCAACTTCACCCAGGCCCACATAGACAAGGGTCAGCTGCTGTTTGTTCACAAAG GTGCCATGGCCGGTGGATTCAACTTCCAAGTCAACGATGGTGTGAATTTCACCCCCAGACAGATCTTCAGCATTACCGCAAAAGCTTTAGTTCTCAGTCTGGAGAAAAACCATCCACTCAAGGTGTTTCCAG GCTCCTCGAGACCAATCACAAATGAGCAATTACAAGCAATGACCAATGATATCAGCAACACCTCAAAACGCATCATCACATTCGGTGTGATGCGGCATCCCAAACTGGGGCGTCTGGTGAGGCGGCAGCCTGATAATTCAACGGTGGACATCTCCACTTTCACGCAAGACATG GTGGACAGAAAAGAGGTTGTGTACATTCAGAGCCCCATTGAGTCGGTGGGCTGGGAAGCCATGGACTCCCTGACCTTCACCGTAGCATCTCCCCCTGCCTCTTTGGACAGTCAGATCTTCAGGATAGACATCTCCTATGAGAATACAGGAGCCGAACACAACACAGTCCTCCTCGCAAACGCAG GTGTTGAGGTGACCGAAGGGGAGAGTGTCGTCATTGACGAGTCCAAGCTGGATGCCTCGAACCTGATGTCCAAGCTGCCGACGCCCCAGCGGAGCTCCCACGAGGTCTGGTTTCAGGTGACATCTCTGCCTCAGCATGGCGTCATCGTGGTGGGTGAGAGAAACCTGACCAAGGAGAAACCCAACTTCTCCCAGTTCATTGTTAACAAATATGGTATCACCTACAAACATGACCACTCGGAGACAACCAGCGATTCTTTTGTGTTCAGTGCATGGCTAAATCCTAAAGGCACAACTGCACAACCCCCCCGAGATGAGGGGGAAGTTGTCGTGGAACATTTTAACATCACAGTCATACCCGTGAATGACCAGCCACCTCTGCTGAAAACCAAAGCCCCCAGTCTGAAGGTGGTACAAGGAGACAGTGTAGCCCTCGGGCCTGAGCATCTCAAGGTTCAAGACTTAGACGATCCTCCTGAGGACATTAAATTCTCTGTCATTAGTAAGCCAAGCAATGGTTACCTCGCTCTTGAAGGAAGTCTGAATGAGTCTGTAACGGCCTTCACTCAAGCTCAAATCAACAACAGAAGGGTCTATTTTATCCATGATGGAAGCTCTGCCTCAGGGGTGTTTTACTTCAGCGTCACCGATGGCCACCATAAACCAATATATAAACTCTTTAACCTAGACGTGACGGAAATCAGCATTTCTCTGGTAAATTATACTGGATTGTCACTGCAGCAAGGCAAGACCTCAGTACCTCTGACCCAGGAGAACCTTGCTGCTGAGACCAATGGGAAAAACGCCACCATTTACTACCAGGTTACAAAGCCGCCTACGTTTGGAAAAATTCTGAAGGGCAACCAAGAGGTTACACAGTTCAAACAGGAGGATTTGCGGGCTGGAAGTTTGTCCTACCATATGATCTCCCTTTCCTCCTCAGAGGACAGCTTTGATTTCACCGCTTTCACATCAGAAGCTAATCTGACCAACCAAGTGCTTAACATAACTGtcagacctttgatcctgcttGGCGAAGGTTTGCGGATTCCCAATGGGATTACTGTGAAACTCAACTCTGGCTTTTTTGATGCCTCTGAACTGGCTAACATAAGCGGCAGTGATCCTGTCTTCGAAATCATTTCCCATCCCAAGTATGGGAAGGTCGTTCAGACAAAAGCAAAAACGTCCAGGAGAGCTGTACCCGCCGAGTCCTTCACCTTTCAGGAAGTGATGCTGGAGAAAGTAGCCTTAGAGCTACATGCCAACATGACTGGAGCGGAGGAGCTCAGTGACTCGCTGGTGTTTGAGCTGAAAGCAGCTAACATTCAACCTGCTAAAGGGGAGTTCCACTTTACAGTTGTGCCCTATGATCCGGCACTTTTTCCAACCACAAAGAGTTCTGTCCCGACCACCTCAGCGGTTCCTCAGACGTCAGTCAAGACTTCCAGGAATGGAACTACTTCTCAAGCCCATCCTACAGTTCTCCTTTCCACCCAGCAGCCAagcaaaaaccaacaaaaattTAAGGGGCGCAACCGCTGGGGGAACTcaaacagaaccagccttttcaGTACAACTCTTGCCAAGCCATCTCAAACTGAGGAGTTCCCCTTTAGTAACACACCAGTGCGCGTGGAGTCCTACCCTCAAAAAACCTCCAATCCTCTCCTGGTTATCTTACCACTGCTGGCCCTTCTCTTGCTTATAATCATCTTTGTGGTCCTCGTCGTCTTTCTTCGACACCACAGGCAAAGGAAGCAGAGCACTGCAGCACCACAGGAGCCTCCCTCCCCGTGTCCTCCAAACAGTCAGTCTTACAATGTCCAAGCCCAGAGGAGCACTACAGTTCCCACAGTAACCGTCACGCCTTTAAACCCCACCTGTTCTGGCAGCCCCGTTCCTGATGGGCTGCTTGCATCAAATCGAGCCTCACCTTACAACACCGTCGACTCAGATTTATTCGTGAGTTCTTGGAGCAATGGTTCCCCTGCAGTTTCTTCCCAAATTATTAGAACCGCCACTCCCACTCTGCAGAAGAACCAGTACTGGGTATGA